A genomic region of Sulfobacillus acidophilus DSM 10332 contains the following coding sequences:
- a CDS encoding 2-dehydro-3-deoxygluconokinase (PFAM: pfkB family carbohydrate kinase~COGs: COG0524 Sugar kinase ribokinase family~InterPro IPR011611~KEGG: aac:Aaci_2291 PfkB domain protein~PFAM: Carbohydrate/purine kinase~PRIAM: 2-dehydro-3-deoxygluconokinase~SPTR: PfkB domain protein): MVLVTGEILGVLAPRERGMIFAHSPMTFSVAGAEFNAAVALARLGERVGFTGLVGSNAVGRVARQILRQEGVDTHWLASTDDHPSGLYFKEFYGLGDEPRVYYHRRASAATYWIPPALDQVTQVGWVHTTGITAMLDEGLRGRLVSWLRDLSPSTTVSLDINYRPKLGSPTAWQQALRMMIPVCRVIFGSPAEWEALTGTRNPKALLADGIISPEQILVLKDGHEARVVEAGEPVAMQPALRVPSVVDVVGAGDGLAAGVIAGYRQTGDWATALAWGHVVGAYAVRHPGDWEGYPTRDEVLGVLG; this comes from the coding sequence ATGGTCCTGGTGACCGGAGAAATATTAGGGGTATTAGCCCCGCGAGAACGCGGGATGATTTTTGCCCATAGCCCGATGACGTTTAGCGTGGCCGGCGCCGAATTTAACGCGGCGGTGGCCCTGGCGCGGTTAGGGGAACGGGTGGGGTTTACAGGGTTGGTGGGCTCCAACGCGGTGGGGCGGGTGGCCCGTCAAATCTTGCGACAAGAAGGGGTCGACACCCACTGGCTGGCGAGCACCGATGACCATCCGAGCGGGCTATACTTCAAGGAATTTTACGGCCTAGGGGACGAACCCCGCGTCTATTATCATCGCCGGGCGAGTGCTGCCACATACTGGATACCGCCCGCACTGGACCAGGTGACTCAGGTGGGATGGGTGCATACGACCGGTATTACGGCGATGCTGGATGAGGGGCTTCGCGGGCGTCTGGTTTCTTGGCTACGTGACCTGTCACCATCGACCACGGTTTCCCTGGACATTAACTACCGTCCCAAATTGGGTTCCCCGACCGCCTGGCAACAAGCGCTTCGGATGATGATACCGGTTTGCCGGGTTATCTTTGGGTCGCCCGCCGAGTGGGAAGCGCTGACGGGAACCCGCAATCCGAAGGCCCTGTTGGCCGACGGGATTATTAGCCCGGAGCAGATTTTAGTCTTGAAAGACGGCCATGAGGCCCGTGTGGTAGAGGCCGGCGAGCCGGTGGCGATGCAACCGGCATTACGCGTGCCAAGCGTCGTGGATGTCGTCGGTGCGGGGGATGGCCTGGCCGCCGGCGTCATTGCGGGCTATCGGCAAACGGGTGATTGGGCGACCGCCTTAGCCTGGGGCCATGTCGTCGGTGCGTATGCGGTCCGGCATCCCGGCGATTGGGAAGGGTACCCTACACGAGATGAGGTTCTGGGCGTTTTGGGCTAA